A single region of the Lotus japonicus ecotype B-129 chromosome 4, LjGifu_v1.2 genome encodes:
- the LOC130713619 gene encoding glucan endo-1,3-beta-glucosidase 8-like: protein MWAFWMVLVLAHCQLQDGEGADTVQGIGVNWGAIASHPMDPPIVVNMLKDNGIKKIKLFDADSWTVSAFSGTDIEVMVGIPNDQLKKLSKSKDDAEDWVKHNVSKHMHDGGVNIRYVSVGNEAFLTSYNGSYIGITFPAMVNIQKAIDKAGLGDKVKVTTAINADVYESGSNKPSDGNFRKDIYDVMKQIVQFLDERNSPFVVNIYPFLSLYQNADFPSDFAFFDSTGKTIDDKNAHYSNMFDANLDTLIWSLKKLGHPNVTIVIGEIGWPTDGDKNANSNNAKKFYQGFLKKMANKKGSPLHPGPMTAYLFSLMDENQKSIAPGDFERHWGIFRYDGKPKFPVDFSGKGEDKMPVAAKGVRYQEHKWCVLKKDVKNMSTLDGPLSYACAGGDCTSLGTDCSCGKLSAAGNASYAFNQYFQINDQSVEACDFDGLATIVTEDPSQGSCIFPIEIISNGNMLKVMHKVGGILLAFALIFTTIV from the exons ATGTGGGCGTTTTGGATGGTGTTGGTTCTGGCTCATTGCCAACTACAAGATGGTGAAGGAGCAGATACTGTTCAAGGCATTGGTGTGAATTGGGGTGCAATAGCATCTCATCCCATGGATCCTCCCATTGTGGTGAACATGCTGAAGGACAATGGAATTAAAAAGATAAAGCTCTTCGATGCGGATTCATGGACTGTAAGTGCTTTTTCTGGCACGGACATTGAAGTCATGGTTGGAATTCCTAATGATCAATTGAAGAAACTGTCCAAAAGTAAGGATGATGCCGAAGATTGGGTTAAGCACAATGTCTCCAAACATATGCATGATGGAGGGGTCAATATCAG ATATGTATCTGTTGGAAATGAGGCGTTCTTGACAAGTTACAATGGTTCATACATAGGGATCACATTTCCAGCAATGGTAAATATTCAAAAGGCTATTGATAAGGCTGGTTTGGGAGACAAAGTCAAGGTGACAACAGCTATAAATGCTGATGTATATGAGTCTGGTTCAAACAAGCCATCAGATGGAAATTTCCGCAAGGATATTTATGATGTTATGAAACAAATAGTGCAATTTCTTGATGAAAGAAACTCACCTTTTGTTGTCAACATATACCCTTTCCTAAGTCTATACCAAAATGCAGATTTCCCAAGTGATTTTGCCTTCTTTGACAGCACAGGCAAAACAATTGATGACAAAAATGCACACTATAGCAACATGTTTGATGCAAATCTAGACACCCTTATTTGGTCGTTGAAAAAACTCGGTCACCCGAACGTGACAATTGTGATTGGTGAAATTGGATGGCCGACTGACGGTGACAAAAATGCCAACTCAAACAATGCAAAAAAATTCTACCAAGGATTCCTTAAGAAAATGGCGAATAAAAAAGGATCGCCGCTACACCCGGGGCCAAtgactgcatatttgttttCTCTCATGGATGAGAACCAGAAGAGCATTGCGCCCGGTGACTTTGAGCGTCATTGGGGAATCTTTCGCTATGATGGAAAACCGAAGTTTCCTGTTGATTTTTCAGGGAAGGGAGAAGATAAAATGCCTGTAGCAGCAAAAGGGGTTCGCTACCAAGAGCATAAGTGGTGTGTTCTTAAAAAAGATGTTAAGAACATGAGTACATTGGATGGACCACTAAGTTATGCTTGTGCTGGTGGTGATTGTACAAGCTTAGGCACTGATTGTTCTTGTGGTAAATTGAGTGCAGCTGGGAATGCTTCATATGCTTTCAACCAATATTTTCAAATCAATGACCAAAGTGTTGAGGCTTGTGATTTTGATGGGTTGGCTACTATTGTAACAGAGGACCCTTCACAAGGAAGTTGCATATTCCCTATTGAAATCATTAGCAATGGAAACATGCTCAAAGTAATGCACAAGGTGGGAGGCATTTTGCTTGCATTTGCATTGATTTTCACGACAATAGTCTGA
- the LOC130709982 gene encoding S-adenosylmethionine carrier 1, chloroplastic/mitochondrial: MGPLSLSVMLQDSAISSPDACTKRKQNMLLRNSFASVTIGEEKPFDFLRTLFEGVIAGGTAGVVVETALYPIDTIKTRLQAARGGEKLLLKGLYSGLAGNLVGVLPASALFVGVYEPMKQKLLRIFPENLSAFAHLTAGAIGGIAASLVRVPTEVVKQRMQTGQFASASGAVRFIAAKEGFKGFYAGYRSFLLRDLPFDAIQFCIYEQIRLGYMLAARRNLNDPENAVIGAFAGALTGAITTPLDVIKTRLMVQGSANQYKGIVDCVQTIMKEEGPRAFLKGIGPRVLWIGIGGSIFFGVLESSKRFLVERRPTLAQHSKSERNKD, from the exons ATGGGTCCCCTTTCGCTGTCCGTCATGCTGCAGGACTCTGCCATTTCATCACCAG ATGCTTGTACTAAGAGAAAACAGAACATGCTTCTGAGAAATTCTTTTGCATCAGTTACCATTGGAGAGGAGAAGCCCTTTGACTTCTTACGCACTTTATTTG AGGGTGTTATTGCTGGAGGTACAGCTGGAGTTGTTGTTGAAACAGCTTTATACCCAATTGACACTATAAAAACACGTCTACAG gcTGCTCGTGGAGGAGAAAAACTATTATTGAAAGGGCTTTATTCTGGATTGGCAGGGAACCTTGTTGGCGTCTTACC GGCGTCTGCTCTATTTGTTGGAGTTTATGAACCCATGAAACAGAAATTGCTGAGGATATTTCCTGAAAATCTGAGTGCTTTTGCTCATTTA ACCGCAGGTGCCATAGGGGGCATTGCCGCTTCATTGGTTCGTGTCCCGACTGAG GTTGTTAAGCAACGAATGCAAACTGGGCAGTTTGCTTCAGCTTCTGGTGCTGTTCGATTTATTGCTGCTAAGGAGGGCTTTAAAGGATTTTATGCC GGGTATCGGTCGTTTTTATTGCGGGATTTGCCTTTTGATGCCATTCAGTTTTGCATCTATGAGCAGATTCGATTAGGTTATATGCTTGCG GCACGAAGAAATCTGAATGATCCAGAAAATGCAGTTATTGGTGCATTTGCAG GTGCACTAACTGGAGCTATAACTACCCCCCTTGATGTCATCAAGACAAGGTTAATGGTTCAG GGATCTGCAAACCAGTATAAGGGAATCGTTGATTGTGTTCAAACCATTATGAAGGAAGAGGGACCTCGTGCCTTTCTGAAG GGCATTGGGCCAAGGGTACTATGGATAGGCATAGGTGGTTCAATATTCTTTGGTGTCCTTGAGAGTTCAAAACGTTTTCTTGTGGAGAGGCGTCCTACACTAGCTCAGCACTCAAagtcagaaagaaacaaagattaa